The following are from one region of the Stigmatella ashevillena genome:
- a CDS encoding serine/threonine protein kinase, producing the protein MDRTQASALHPALLPLGTDVGPWRVVGWGGQGVYGAVYQAVRAGAEPAHPVALKLALLPRDPRFARERELLARVEHPSIPRLLDSGEWQHPLGTVHPYIVMEWVDGTPLYEWVQEHQPAPEQVVRLLAQTARALEALHAQGAVHRDVKGGNVLVRRSDGRAMLVDFGSGIHSGAATLTPPGAWTGTPAYRSAESSLFSLRHMRDVAARYSDKPTDDLYALGVTAYRLITGTYPELSDPFKDEVGVWQLGEMNSPPPSALVPQIDPQLDTLIVRMLRVHPEERGTARELAEALEQVSERITLQRAPPQMTPQPAEMSSSTRPSPPPAVSRMRAPPRWPQAMAAATALMLSAWAGWAVRDGILAMPSATRPEAADSEREEASTVGLGDTASRAPTSSAPDASVPEVMAEDSLPEPREGQATPDAKGRCPRKGQLALNGGCWVRLGLEREDCEGSGYVFTSQCYGPVLSNPRHRQPTSDPGSQP; encoded by the coding sequence ATGGACAGAACTCAGGCTTCCGCGCTGCATCCAGCACTGCTCCCTCTGGGGACCGACGTGGGCCCCTGGCGCGTGGTGGGCTGGGGCGGCCAAGGTGTCTATGGAGCGGTCTATCAAGCAGTGAGGGCGGGAGCGGAGCCAGCCCACCCTGTCGCCCTCAAACTGGCCCTGCTGCCAAGAGACCCCCGCTTCGCGCGCGAGCGGGAGCTGCTCGCCCGCGTGGAACACCCCAGCATTCCGCGCCTTCTGGACTCCGGGGAGTGGCAGCACCCCCTCGGAACGGTTCATCCCTACATCGTCATGGAGTGGGTGGATGGAACGCCACTCTACGAGTGGGTCCAGGAGCATCAACCCGCTCCGGAGCAGGTGGTGCGGCTGCTGGCGCAGACCGCGCGCGCCCTCGAAGCCCTTCACGCCCAGGGAGCCGTCCATCGGGATGTGAAGGGCGGCAATGTACTGGTGCGGCGCTCCGATGGCCGCGCGATGCTCGTGGACTTCGGCTCGGGCATCCATTCCGGCGCGGCCACCCTGACGCCCCCAGGCGCCTGGACAGGCACCCCGGCCTACCGCTCCGCCGAGTCCTCGCTGTTCTCGCTGCGACACATGAGGGATGTCGCCGCTCGGTATAGCGACAAGCCCACGGATGACCTCTACGCACTGGGCGTTACCGCCTACCGGCTCATCACCGGGACGTACCCGGAGCTGAGCGACCCCTTCAAGGATGAAGTCGGCGTCTGGCAACTTGGAGAAATGAACTCACCACCTCCGAGTGCCCTCGTTCCCCAGATCGACCCACAGCTCGACACGTTGATCGTTCGAATGCTCCGAGTCCATCCCGAGGAGCGGGGAACCGCGAGAGAACTCGCGGAAGCCCTGGAGCAGGTATCAGAGCGCATCACGCTCCAGCGCGCTCCGCCCCAGATGACTCCTCAACCTGCGGAGATGTCCTCTTCCACGCGCCCCTCCCCCCCACCCGCTGTCAGCCGAATGCGTGCGCCCCCCAGGTGGCCCCAGGCCATGGCAGCGGCGACAGCCCTGATGCTGTCCGCCTGGGCGGGATGGGCGGTTCGCGATGGAATCCTGGCGATGCCCTCCGCCACTCGACCGGAGGCAGCAGACTCCGAGAGGGAAGAGGCGAGCACGGTGGGCCTGGGCGATACCGCGTCGAGGGCGCCCACCTCCAGCGCTCCGGATGCCTCCGTTCCGGAGGTGATGGCCGAGGACTCGCTGCCCGAGCCCCGAGAAGGGCAGGCAACACCCGATGCAAAAGGCCGCTGCCCTCGTAAGGGGCAGCTCGCCCTCAACGGGGGCTGCTGGGTCCGCCTCGGGTTGGAGCGCGAAGATTGCGAGGGGAGCGGCTACGTCTTCACGAGCCAGTGCTATGGCCCCGTTCTTTCCAACCCACGCCACCGCCAGCCCACCTCCGATCCAGGAAGCCAGCCGTAA
- a CDS encoding phosphatase domain-containing protein, with product MKYVLTFGVQALLLGGWALHVKGVGLLLLWPALSLLLVALAYAGAGARIFGKQPDGTLRLPALVALLPYLLLTWGVWHLARVFSREPPYAEVVPGLFIGRRLLPGELPPHISTVLDLTAEFIEPRDVREACRYRALPILDASTLPLASVVPVLRELAGLAQPLYVHCAQGHGRTGMIAAALLVARRQAPDVPTALALVQRARPGVRLSRAQTEALKALAVALHAGATQP from the coding sequence TTGAAATACGTACTGACTTTCGGTGTGCAGGCCCTGTTGCTGGGGGGCTGGGCCCTCCACGTGAAGGGGGTGGGGCTGCTGCTGCTTTGGCCGGCCTTGAGCTTGCTCCTCGTGGCGCTGGCATACGCGGGCGCAGGCGCGCGGATCTTTGGCAAGCAACCGGATGGGACCCTGCGGCTGCCCGCCCTGGTGGCGCTCCTGCCCTACCTGCTCTTGACGTGGGGCGTGTGGCATCTGGCCCGCGTGTTCTCCCGGGAGCCCCCGTACGCCGAGGTGGTGCCGGGTCTGTTCATCGGGCGCCGGTTGCTTCCGGGGGAACTGCCTCCCCACATCAGCACGGTGCTCGATCTGACCGCTGAATTCATCGAGCCCCGAGACGTCCGCGAAGCCTGCCGCTACAGGGCACTGCCCATCCTGGACGCATCGACCCTGCCGCTGGCCAGTGTCGTTCCGGTCCTCCGCGAGCTGGCCGGGCTGGCCCAGCCGCTCTACGTTCACTGTGCCCAGGGGCATGGCCGAACGGGCATGATCGCCGCCGCGCTGCTCGTGGCCCGTCGCCAGGCTCCCGATGTTCCAACCGCGCTCGCGCTCGTGCAGCGCGCACGTCCAGGTGTACGCCTGTCCAGGGCGCAAACGGAGGCGCTCAAGGCGCTGGCCGTGGCGCTCCATGCCGGAGCGACGCAGCCCTGA
- a CDS encoding imm11 family protein — MLKRFFKLTDDVSVPHRWDLDTPTDAQGRQVDDRQFTRGTPVHTTERLRIPIEIVGTPLDFTEAGVGLPVVHVRVASIFAELAPDDVQLIPVDVEGRPDQYLILVATRLIRCIDEKASRIRLWTHEDGLPDIVGQYASVRDMRIDKAKLGSAKVFRPEGWVVTLIVGEEIKDALDRIGATGTRFEEV; from the coding sequence ATGCTCAAGCGGTTTTTCAAGCTCACCGACGATGTGAGCGTCCCGCACCGCTGGGACCTCGATACGCCGACGGACGCTCAGGGACGGCAAGTAGATGACAGGCAGTTCACACGTGGAACTCCCGTTCACACGACGGAGCGCTTGAGAATTCCCATCGAAATCGTGGGCACTCCACTGGACTTCACCGAAGCGGGCGTGGGTCTCCCGGTGGTTCATGTCCGGGTCGCCTCCATTTTCGCGGAACTCGCCCCAGATGATGTGCAACTGATCCCCGTGGACGTGGAGGGGCGGCCGGATCAGTACCTCATCCTCGTGGCCACACGCCTCATCCGCTGTATCGACGAGAAGGCCTCGCGCATCCGGCTCTGGACGCATGAAGATGGCCTCCCGGACATAGTTGGCCAATATGCCTCCGTACGTGACATGCGCATCGATAAGGCCAAGTTGGGGAGCGCCAAGGTGTTCCGTCCCGAGGGGTGGGTGGTCACCCTGATTGTGGGCGAGGAGATCAAGGATGCCCTGGACCGCATAGGGGCCACAGGCACGAGGTTTGAGGAGGTCTAA
- a CDS encoding amidohydrolase family protein, which translates to MFPKWTEADAIDALPQLPRKEYVGHLKVGGVKITQDGSPQGKTAFLTQPYHKPPPDQEATYRGQPILPQEELNTEEEKAFTKGWQLHVHCNGDAAADMLLEAVSRATAKLGPADRRPVMVHSQTVRENPLDQMKALGIIPTFFVAHTFYWGDWHANETLGQERAERISPLRSASNRGMLYTIHNDSPVVPPDISPLMWSAVARTTRSQQALGAEQRATPLLASRMGTGPSFAFLPRHTCC; encoded by the coding sequence ATGTTCCCGAAGTGGACGGAGGCCGATGCCATCGACGCACTCCCCCAACTGCCTCGGAAGGAGTACGTGGGCCACCTCAAGGTGGGCGGCGTGAAGATCACCCAGGATGGCTCGCCGCAAGGCAAGACGGCGTTTCTCACGCAGCCCTACCACAAGCCGCCCCCGGACCAGGAAGCCACTTACCGGGGTCAGCCCATCCTGCCGCAGGAAGAGCTGAACACCGAGGAGGAGAAGGCGTTCACGAAGGGCTGGCAGCTCCACGTCCACTGCAACGGCGACGCGGCGGCGGACATGCTGCTGGAGGCGGTGTCGCGGGCCACCGCGAAACTCGGGCCTGCCGACCGGCGGCCGGTGATGGTGCACTCACAGACCGTTCGAGAGAATCCGTTGGATCAGATGAAGGCGCTGGGCATCATCCCCACCTTCTTCGTGGCGCATACCTTCTACTGGGGTGACTGGCACGCCAACGAGACGCTGGGACAGGAGCGGGCCGAGCGCATCTCGCCGCTGCGCTCCGCGTCGAACCGAGGAATGCTCTACACGATTCACAACGACTCGCCGGTGGTGCCGCCAGACATCTCGCCGCTCATGTGGAGCGCGGTGGCCCGCACCACGCGCAGCCAGCAAGCGCTGGGGGCCGAGCAGCGCGCGACGCCGCTCCTTGCCTCTCGGATGGGGACAGGGCCTTCGTTCGCCTTCCTGCCCCGGCACACCTGCTGCTGA
- a CDS encoding AgmX/PglI C-terminal domain-containing protein has protein sequence MEKHLYLFLSLLLLVLPSWASGQGVRETDINAMLEQCDARLETLQQQAESARWVANTFLLIGAAVAAIGSALAGFLTKTGIRKVMAVLGSVGAILAVVPKTLREPTEILARRMAAERHRTVAAKVVLQLPYLPRYENLGKRYVIARLIDCTSTEPSETVPPLPEPPRAVKEAEGASALRGMSEGLNPSVEGEVVGRANESLMPAPSIPARQVENADAPSEMDERIITRAPAHMGGDWRGAGSIDTGIKSAQGAGSTPEDTLTGLVRTALPEVEGSGVDAHGLDRYVKARLKVIGNCYERELKLNPSLSGKAVVRFGITPSGSTRSVEIVENTLGNEAVGNCIRTALLHWVFPFKPGSEVFVAYPFLFAPAR, from the coding sequence ATGGAGAAGCACCTCTACCTGTTTCTTTCCCTCTTGCTGCTGGTGTTGCCCTCATGGGCCAGTGGCCAGGGTGTCCGCGAAACGGACATTAACGCCATGTTGGAGCAGTGCGACGCCCGGCTCGAAACATTGCAGCAGCAGGCGGAGAGTGCTCGCTGGGTGGCCAACACCTTTCTCTTGATCGGAGCCGCAGTCGCCGCCATCGGCAGTGCCCTTGCCGGCTTCCTTACCAAAACGGGCATCCGAAAGGTGATGGCGGTGCTTGGTTCCGTGGGCGCTATTCTCGCCGTTGTTCCCAAGACGCTCAGAGAGCCGACGGAGATACTCGCCCGGCGGATGGCTGCCGAGCGCCACCGCACCGTAGCGGCCAAAGTGGTCCTTCAATTGCCCTACTTACCCCGCTACGAGAATTTGGGGAAACGATACGTCATTGCACGCTTGATCGACTGCACCAGCACCGAGCCGTCGGAGACGGTGCCGCCCTTGCCGGAGCCTCCTAGGGCGGTCAAGGAGGCAGAGGGTGCGAGTGCACTCAGAGGAATGAGCGAAGGGCTCAATCCCAGCGTGGAGGGTGAGGTCGTGGGCAGGGCGAATGAGTCGCTCATGCCAGCTCCTTCGATTCCGGCTCGGCAGGTTGAGAATGCGGATGCGCCAAGCGAGATGGACGAGCGCATTATCACCAGAGCCCCTGCGCACATGGGGGGAGATTGGAGAGGAGCAGGCTCGATAGACACGGGGATCAAAAGCGCCCAGGGGGCGGGCTCCACTCCGGAGGACACGTTGACAGGCCTCGTCAGGACTGCGCTCCCAGAGGTGGAGGGCTCCGGCGTGGACGCGCATGGGCTGGACCGCTACGTCAAGGCGCGCCTGAAGGTCATCGGGAACTGCTACGAACGGGAACTCAAACTCAACCCCAGTCTTAGTGGCAAGGCGGTGGTCCGCTTCGGCATCACGCCCAGCGGCAGCACTCGGAGCGTTGAGATCGTCGAGAACACTCTGGGGAATGAGGCGGTGGGCAACTGCATCCGAACCGCTCTTCTCCACTGGGTCTTCCCCTTCAAACCCGGCAGCGAAGTATTTGTTGCCTATCCCTTCCTCTTTGCACCTGCCCGGTAG
- a CDS encoding glycoside hydrolase family 44 protein, giving the protein MSHGTGGHRPTGSRRVRAGRWVALGLSCVMALVGCQEEARGNPSPSPAARPASAPPNLSVELIQPIYDGGFKSGWKDVGWSEREVKGPGPARVMMAELGSWAMEHPGGLKGTFGGLALRYRAPAGYGEFLEVRLDSQDSTTFPRVKVAARHAVAQEGEWVQLLVPMGELNPEQRSFERIVLRASKRVGREWVELDHIGLTRPGAQVASAGRSTSLALVEVAYDGGLKPGWEASGWTERTVGKGPAQVMMAELGGWSLQHKENLQGTFGGLALRYRAPSGYGDFLEVRLDTEDANVFPRVRVGAQHQVNRQEDWVQVLVPLAELNPEMKPFSRIVMRAYKKVGTDWVELDRIGLTGMEAAMVGELSMGGGRVAVGPPKAASLSVLCTEPTHAISPLIYGIAFNALRESKDAHLWEMGATVRRWGGNPTTRYNWRINAWNTANDWYFRNTSPGDEPKFTYEEFLLSNRAHGVQSALTLPIIGWVAKDTSSVSFPTSKFKSQEKVAPEMPEAGNGKSPSGALLPPLPPEQTSVAAPPEFIAEWVRAMRQKDLGRGRSVQMYFLDNEPMLWNSTHRDVHPAPTTYDELLERTVAYGTAVRQADPEAVIAGPAEWGWTAYFRSAADVDKGRPADADRKAHGNVPLLPWYLRKLREHQKKTGVRLLDVLDVHFYPQGTGIGLEEAGETDEDTSARRIRSTRALWDDNYKDESWIGEPVRLIPRLKKMVADNYPGLGLALGEYNFGATRHMSGGLAQAEALGRFAEGNLTAAYHFTYPPERSPTWWAFRAYRDFDGKGGRFQDLYVPTRAGEGTSLFASRSVDGQRVVAIALNLEPETARAARVELKGCGALRDARVLTYTGDPNGFAEQQEMAPKTDSLEALLPPYSITVLDLTLAPSRGQSPRASPP; this is encoded by the coding sequence ATGAGCCACGGAACCGGAGGGCACCGCCCCACCGGGAGCAGGAGGGTGCGCGCGGGGCGGTGGGTGGCCCTGGGGCTCTCGTGTGTCATGGCCCTGGTGGGCTGCCAGGAGGAAGCGCGTGGGAATCCCTCGCCCTCCCCCGCGGCTCGCCCGGCCTCGGCCCCGCCGAACCTGTCGGTGGAGCTCATCCAGCCCATCTACGACGGGGGCTTCAAGTCCGGCTGGAAGGACGTGGGCTGGTCCGAGCGCGAGGTGAAGGGCCCAGGGCCGGCGCGGGTGATGATGGCGGAGCTGGGCTCGTGGGCGATGGAGCACCCGGGAGGCCTGAAGGGCACTTTCGGCGGGCTGGCGCTGCGCTACCGGGCACCGGCGGGCTACGGCGAATTCCTGGAGGTGCGGCTGGACTCTCAGGACAGCACCACCTTCCCCCGGGTGAAGGTGGCGGCGCGCCACGCGGTGGCCCAGGAGGGCGAGTGGGTGCAGCTGCTCGTCCCGATGGGAGAGCTGAACCCGGAGCAGCGCTCTTTCGAGCGCATCGTCCTGAGGGCGAGCAAGCGCGTGGGCCGCGAGTGGGTGGAGTTGGATCACATCGGGCTGACGCGGCCGGGAGCGCAGGTGGCCAGCGCGGGCCGGTCCACGTCGCTGGCGCTGGTGGAGGTGGCGTATGACGGCGGGCTGAAGCCGGGCTGGGAGGCCAGCGGGTGGACCGAGCGCACCGTGGGCAAGGGGCCCGCGCAGGTGATGATGGCGGAGCTGGGCGGGTGGTCGCTGCAACACAAGGAGAACCTCCAGGGCACCTTCGGAGGGCTGGCGCTGCGCTACCGCGCGCCGTCTGGCTACGGCGACTTCCTGGAGGTGCGGCTGGACACGGAGGACGCCAACGTTTTCCCGCGCGTGCGCGTGGGGGCGCAGCACCAGGTGAACCGGCAGGAGGACTGGGTGCAGGTGCTCGTGCCGCTGGCGGAGCTGAACCCAGAGATGAAGCCGTTCAGCCGCATCGTCATGCGGGCGTACAAGAAGGTGGGCACGGACTGGGTGGAGCTGGACCGGATCGGCCTGACGGGCATGGAGGCGGCGATGGTGGGCGAGCTCTCGATGGGGGGCGGGCGCGTGGCGGTGGGGCCTCCGAAGGCCGCGAGCCTGTCGGTGCTCTGCACGGAGCCCACCCACGCCATCAGCCCGCTCATCTACGGCATCGCCTTCAACGCCCTGCGCGAGAGCAAGGACGCGCACCTGTGGGAGATGGGGGCCACGGTGCGCCGCTGGGGCGGCAACCCCACCACGCGCTACAACTGGCGGATCAACGCGTGGAACACGGCCAACGACTGGTACTTCCGCAACACGTCGCCGGGGGATGAGCCGAAGTTCACCTACGAGGAGTTCCTGCTGAGCAACCGCGCCCACGGCGTCCAGTCAGCCCTCACGCTGCCCATCATCGGCTGGGTGGCCAAGGACACGTCATCGGTGAGCTTCCCCACCTCGAAGTTCAAGTCGCAGGAGAAGGTGGCGCCGGAGATGCCGGAGGCGGGCAACGGCAAGTCGCCTTCGGGTGCGCTCTTGCCGCCGCTGCCGCCGGAGCAGACGAGCGTGGCGGCCCCGCCAGAGTTCATCGCCGAGTGGGTGAGGGCGATGCGGCAGAAGGACTTGGGCCGAGGGCGCAGCGTGCAGATGTACTTCCTCGACAACGAGCCGATGCTGTGGAACTCGACGCACCGGGACGTGCACCCGGCGCCCACCACGTATGACGAGTTGCTGGAGCGCACCGTCGCCTACGGCACGGCGGTGCGGCAGGCGGATCCGGAGGCCGTCATCGCGGGGCCGGCGGAGTGGGGGTGGACGGCGTACTTCCGCTCGGCAGCGGACGTGGACAAGGGACGCCCGGCGGACGCGGACCGGAAGGCACACGGCAACGTGCCGCTCTTGCCCTGGTACCTGCGCAAGCTGAGAGAGCACCAGAAGAAGACGGGCGTGCGGCTCTTGGACGTGCTGGACGTGCACTTCTATCCGCAGGGTACGGGCATCGGCTTGGAGGAGGCAGGGGAGACGGACGAGGACACCTCGGCGCGGCGCATCCGCTCCACGCGCGCGCTCTGGGACGACAACTACAAGGACGAGTCGTGGATCGGCGAGCCGGTGCGGCTCATCCCCCGGCTCAAGAAGATGGTGGCGGACAACTACCCGGGCCTGGGCCTGGCGTTGGGCGAGTACAACTTCGGCGCCACGCGGCACATGAGCGGCGGGCTGGCGCAGGCCGAGGCGCTGGGCCGCTTCGCGGAGGGCAACCTCACGGCGGCGTACCACTTCACCTATCCGCCCGAGCGCAGCCCCACGTGGTGGGCCTTCCGGGCGTACCGGGACTTCGATGGCAAGGGCGGCCGTTTCCAGGACCTGTACGTGCCGACACGGGCGGGAGAGGGCACCTCGCTGTTCGCCTCGCGCAGCGTGGATGGACAGCGCGTGGTGGCCATTGCCCTCAACCTGGAGCCAGAGACGGCGCGCGCGGCGCGGGTGGAACTCAAGGGCTGCGGGGCGCTGAGGGATGCGCGGGTGCTGACGTACACGGGCGACCCCAACGGTTTCGCCGAGCAGCAGGAGATGGCCCCGAAGACAGACTCGTTGGAGGCGTTGCTGCCGCCCTACTCCATCACGGTGCTGGATTTGACGCTGGCGCCCTCGAGGGGACAGTCCCCTCGTGCTTCTCCCCCCTAG